A stretch of the Streptomyces sp. NBC_00654 genome encodes the following:
- a CDS encoding Crp/Fnr family transcriptional regulator: MKVAQINECGVELTLSLRGPGEVLGEMGALLGLPRSSTVTAVRPCTGFVLPAHAFRGYIERHRLETVVYQLTVERLNSHERLRADLAHLPRVARMARIVSHLADEIGHPHGDDGLVVELGIARTELATMVSMSRSSALDALSQLQAAGVLTLGRRDLVINRSPPQGSRPGRRTAPLRHRLPGRHNRYVTRATSVPSSSGPSGPRCSTKVALAAMSRHS, encoded by the coding sequence GTGAAGTGCTCGGAGAAATGGGTGCACTGCTCGGACTGCCACGCTCGTCCACTGTCACCGCAGTTCGTCCGTGTACGGGGTTCGTTCTGCCCGCTCACGCCTTCCGCGGCTACATAGAGCGCCATCGCTTGGAGACGGTGGTGTACCAGCTGACCGTGGAACGGCTGAACAGCCACGAACGCCTGCGAGCGGACCTCGCGCATCTACCCCGCGTGGCGCGCATGGCCCGAATCGTCAGCCACCTCGCGGACGAAATCGGCCACCCGCACGGCGACGACGGCTTGGTCGTTGAGTTGGGCATAGCTCGGACGGAGCTGGCCACCATGGTGTCGATGAGCCGCTCATCAGCACTTGACGCTCTCAGCCAGCTTCAGGCGGCAGGGGTCCTCACACTCGGTCGCCGGGACCTAGTCATTAACCGTAGCCCACCTCAAGGCAGCCGCCCGGGACGAAGGACAGCTCCCCTGCGGCATCGGCTGCCAGGGCGACACAACCGATATGTGACTCGGGCCACGTCCGTACCATCCAGTTCTGGACCATCTGGTCCCCGCTGCTCCACAAAGGTGGCACTCGCCGCAATGTCGCGGCACAGCTGA